Genomic window (Streptosporangium brasiliense):
CGTCCGCGCTGGTCAGGCCATTGCCCTCGCCGCCTGTCTGCTCGCCGCCCCACTCGCCGGCCTGCCGGCGGCGTCCGCCGCCGACGGGCCGCAGGAGCCCGAGACCAGGTTCACCGCGACCCTGGTCGCCCGGCACAGCGGCAAGTGCCTGGACGTCTACGGCAGCGGCACCCAGGACGGGGCCGACGTCATCCACTGGAGCTGCCACGGAGGCGCCAACCAGGAGTGGCGCCTGGTGGCGACCGACAGCGGCTACTACACCATCCGGGCCGGGCACAGCGGCAAGTGCCTGGACGTCTACGGCAGCGGCACCCAGGACGGGGCCGATGTCATCCAGTGGACCTGCGGGAACGGGGCCAACCAGCAGTGGGAGCTCGTCCAGAAGGACAACGGCTACTTCACCGTCGTCGCCCGCCACAGCGGCAAGTGCCTGGACGTCTACGGCGGCAGCACCCGGGACGGGGCCGACGTGATCCAGTGGACCTGCTGGGGCGGGGCGGCCAACCAGGAGTGGAAGCTCGGCTGAGCCGGTCGCCGGAGCGCGACGCCGGCGGCGCTCACGTCCCGCCGCCGGTGTCGCCGGCCCCGGAGCGACTGGTCGACTCCCTGATCACCAGGCGGGTGGGGACCCGGAGCCTGCCCGGCTCCTCGCCGCTCAGGAGGTCGACGAGCGCGGCGGCGGCCACGGCCCCACGGCGCTCCGCCTCAAGACTGAGCACGCTCAGCGGGACCTCCCAGTGCTTGTCCTCGGCGGTCTCACACATGATCGTGACCAGCAGGTCGCCGGGAATGGAGAGGCCGAGCCTGCGGGCGGCGCCCAGCAGCGCCTCGCCGTACGTCTCGTTGAGCCCGTGCACCGCGTCGGGACGGTCCGGGCGGGACAGCAGCCGCTCGGCGGCCACGGCGGGACTCTCTCCGGGCTGGAGCGCCTCGATGATCACAGGGTTGCCGTTCGCCGCCGCCCAGGATCGATACGCCCTCTCGGTGTCGAGGGTGTAGGAGTCAGGCTCGGTGCCGGTGAGCAGCGCGATGCGCGAGGCCCCCGCGTCGCGCAGACCGCCGAGCAGGACGTGCAGGGTCTCGTCGGAGTCGCTCTCGATGCCGGGCACGTCCGCGCAGTCCGGGTCGAGGGGCTTGCCGTCGGTCACCACCGGCTTGCCCCGTCGGCGGCACTCGGTCACGATCGGATCGCCGTGCGCGGGGTCCACGATGATCACACCGTCCAGGGGGACCTTGCCCCACAGGGCCGTGGGCAGGACCACCACCGCGTGGTCGCGCTCGACCGCGAGCATGGTCGCCCCGGAGATGAACGCGGCGTAGTAGGGCCGGTAGGTGTGCTCCCAGTGCCGTGAACTGACGTGCTCGACCAGGATGCCGATCACGCCGACCCGGCCGGAGGCGAGCCCGGCCGCGATCGGGTCGGGCTGGTAGCCGAGCCTTTCCGCCGCCGCTCGCACCACGTCGCGAGTGCGCTCCGAGACCCGGCCCTTGCCGCTCAGCGCGTGAGAGACCGTCGTGATCGACAGCCCGGTCGCCCGGGCGACGTCGCGGATGCCGATGCGAGGGGTCACCTAGGCATAGTGCCACGGATGAGAAAACGTTTTGGCAACATTCCTTGACTCTGCCAAAACGCTTTTGCAACAGTTCCGCCAGGCCCCCAACCAGGAAAGACGCGCCAATGGTCACTAACCGTCCCCGCATCGTCGCCGCAGGTCTGCTGGCGCTGCTGTCCATCGCCGGGTGCGGCACGCCGTCCACCTCGGCCAACACGACCGAGGCGAGCGGCGGCTCGTACGGCAACTGCAAGGTCACCGGCAAACGCGGCGAGTTCACCCTCAAGCCCGTCGTCGCGGACACCCTGAGCGTGCAGGGCGACCTGCCCTCTCCCGGCTGGTGGAACGGCGACACCGTCGCCGCGATCAAGGACGGCTACGAGTACTGCATGGCCGCCACCATCGCCCACCGGGCGGGCCTGTCCAAGCTGGCGATCGAGAACACGCCCTTCGACGCCCTCGTCTCGGGCCGCACCCAGAACTTCGACATGGCCCTCGCCGAGATCTCCATCACCGACGAGCGCAAGAAGGTCGTCAACTTCTCCGCGCCGTACTTCGCCTCCAACATCGGCGTGATGGTGAAGAAGGGGGCGTCCGTCACCGCCGGGAACATCCGCAAGCTCCGCCTCGGCGTCAAGCAGGGCACCGCGGGCGCGCTGTGGGTGGCCGGCACCCTCAAGCCGGAGCAGCAGCCCAAGGTCTTCGCCAACGACTCGGAGATGAGCGCCGCGCTCCAGGCCGGCCAGCTCGACGCGGCCTTCCAGGACGTGGCCATCATGCTCGGCTCGGCCGTCAAGTCGAACGGCCTGCTGGAGGTCGTCGGCCAGTACAGCACCGGTGAGTCCTACGGCGCCCTGTACCCGAAGGACTCGGCGAACGCCGAGACCATCAACAAGATCATCGAGCAGATGAAGTCCGACGGGACCCTCGACCAGCTCTCCGCGGCGTATCTGTCCAAGGCGTTCGGCGGTGACCCCGCCCGGGTTCCGCTGTGGCAGGCGTCATGACGGCGACGGCTCAGCCCGTCCCGACGCCGGGACGCGGCGCGGCCCTCGCCGGTCTCGCGGCGGCCACGGTCGCCACCGTGGCCACCTGGTCCGTCGCGGCCGTCCTCTTCGAGGCGGCGAGCCCCGGCGTCTGGCGCTGGGTGCTGGGCGCCGCCGCCCTGCTGGGCGCCGCGGCCGTGCTCCTCGTCTACCGCCCGGCGCTCGACGCCTGGCGCTGTTCGGGCCGGTGCGCCACCTCGGCGGACGTCGTGGAGCGGCGAGGGCTCGCCGCCCGGGTGCGGGAGTCCGCGTGGACCGCGGCCGGTACGGCGTTCGCCGTCCTGTGCGCCCTCGCCCTGCTCGTCTTCGTGCTCGCGAACGACGCCGCCGTGCAGCGGACGTTCTTCCAGGGCGAACTGATCGGCACGAGCACCCTCGACATCGTCCGGGCCTTCGGCACGAACCTGTTCATCGCCGTCGTGGCGCAGGTCCTCGTGCTGGTCTGGGGGCTGGCCCTGGCCCTCGCCCGGCTCGCCCCCGGCCGCGTGGGACGGCCCATCCGGGCTCTGGCGGTCGTCTACATCGACGTCATCCGGGCCGTGCCCGCGATCATCGTCATCTACCTGATCGGCTTCGGCCTGCCGATCGCGCAGATCCCGGTGCTGTCCGGCCTGAGCCAGACCTGGTACGCCGTTCTCGCGCTGACGGTCGTCTACGGCGCCTACGTCGCCGAGGTCTTCCGCTCGGGCATCGAGAGCGTGCACCCGAGCCAGGTGTCGGCCTCGCGCTCCCTCGGCTTCTCCCACCTGGCGACGATGCGCCACGTCGTGGTGCCGCAGGCGACGAGGCGCGTCATCCCGCCGCTGCTCAACGACTTCATCGGCCTGCAGAAGGACACCGCGCTGGTCAACGTGATCGGCACGATCGACGCGTTCAACCAGGCCAAGATCTTCTCCGCGAACCACTTCAACCTGTCGTCGGTCACGGTCGTCGCGGGCCTGTTCATCCTGATCACGATTCCGCAGGCGCGCCTCGTCGACCGGCTGATCGCACGCGACAAAGCCCGGGGGGCGTGATGGCATTCCTTGAGATCACCGGGCTGCGCAAGAGCTACGGGGACCACGAGGTGCTGCGCGGCATCGACCTGTCGGTGGAGCAGCACGAGGTGATCTGCCTCATCGGGGCCTCGGGGAGT
Coding sequences:
- a CDS encoding amino acid ABC transporter permease, producing MTATAQPVPTPGRGAALAGLAAATVATVATWSVAAVLFEAASPGVWRWVLGAAALLGAAAVLLVYRPALDAWRCSGRCATSADVVERRGLAARVRESAWTAAGTAFAVLCALALLVFVLANDAAVQRTFFQGELIGTSTLDIVRAFGTNLFIAVVAQVLVLVWGLALALARLAPGRVGRPIRALAVVYIDVIRAVPAIIVIYLIGFGLPIAQIPVLSGLSQTWYAVLALTVVYGAYVAEVFRSGIESVHPSQVSASRSLGFSHLATMRHVVVPQATRRVIPPLLNDFIGLQKDTALVNVIGTIDAFNQAKIFSANHFNLSSVTVVAGLFILITIPQARLVDRLIARDKARGA
- a CDS encoding ABC transporter substrate-binding protein gives rise to the protein MVTNRPRIVAAGLLALLSIAGCGTPSTSANTTEASGGSYGNCKVTGKRGEFTLKPVVADTLSVQGDLPSPGWWNGDTVAAIKDGYEYCMAATIAHRAGLSKLAIENTPFDALVSGRTQNFDMALAEISITDERKKVVNFSAPYFASNIGVMVKKGASVTAGNIRKLRLGVKQGTAGALWVAGTLKPEQQPKVFANDSEMSAALQAGQLDAAFQDVAIMLGSAVKSNGLLEVVGQYSTGESYGALYPKDSANAETINKIIEQMKSDGTLDQLSAAYLSKAFGGDPARVPLWQAS
- a CDS encoding RICIN domain-containing protein gives rise to the protein MTLVRAGQAIALAACLLAAPLAGLPAASAADGPQEPETRFTATLVARHSGKCLDVYGSGTQDGADVIHWSCHGGANQEWRLVATDSGYYTIRAGHSGKCLDVYGSGTQDGADVIQWTCGNGANQQWELVQKDNGYFTVVARHSGKCLDVYGGSTRDGADVIQWTCWGGAANQEWKLG
- a CDS encoding LacI family DNA-binding transcriptional regulator is translated as MTPRIGIRDVARATGLSITTVSHALSGKGRVSERTRDVVRAAAERLGYQPDPIAAGLASGRVGVIGILVEHVSSRHWEHTYRPYYAAFISGATMLAVERDHAVVVLPTALWGKVPLDGVIIVDPAHGDPIVTECRRRGKPVVTDGKPLDPDCADVPGIESDSDETLHVLLGGLRDAGASRIALLTGTEPDSYTLDTERAYRSWAAANGNPVIIEALQPGESPAVAAERLLSRPDRPDAVHGLNETYGEALLGAARRLGLSIPGDLLVTIMCETAEDKHWEVPLSVLSLEAERRGAVAAAALVDLLSGEEPGRLRVPTRLVIRESTSRSGAGDTGGGT